In Mixophyes fleayi isolate aMixFle1 chromosome 4, aMixFle1.hap1, whole genome shotgun sequence, the following proteins share a genomic window:
- the LOC142150582 gene encoding homeobox protein siamois-like, with protein MEKDPELEQVLCNALSLQEDYPDMYLPPSDQDKSQTTVGTNTELLSGMEMHIPLKDPQILQDTLLELYSILGIPCDAQSSRPMAIPIKQEQATPSVSSQVEPPLTSPLANRLKRPLTEEGQGSSKTRDEEDKLPSTSNQKHRKRTLYNKQQTLFLQKQFDFNPYPDYVSRCYISQITRIPEPRIQVWFQNRRARYLTKLPKSQETEAAKSNERKSFFVRGGPS; from the exons ATGGAGAAAGACCCTGAGTTGGAACAAGTCCTCTGCAATGCACTGTCTCTACAGGAAGACTACCCAGACATGTATCTCCCACCAAGTGACCAGGACAAGTCCCAGACAACTGTTGGCACCAATACTGAACTCCTCTCAGGCATGGAAATGCACATACCCCTTAAGGATCCACAAATACTACAAGATACCCTGTTAGAGCTTTACTCCATCCTGGGGATCCCTTGTGATGCTCAAAGTAGCAGACCTATGGCCATACCCATCAAGCAAGAACAGGCTACACCATCCGTGAGCAGTCAAGTAGAGCCTCCTCTCACCAGTCCGCTTGCGAATAGGCTTAAAC GGCCCTTAACTGAAGAGGGACAGGGAAGTTCTAAGACCAGAGATGAAGAAGATAAGCTTCCATCAACCTCTAATCAGAAGCATAGAAAGAGAACTCTTTATAACAAGCAACAAACCCTCTTCCTCCAGAAACAATTTGACTTTAATCCATACCCAGACTATGTGAGCAGATGCTACATTTCACAGATAACCCGGATACCCGAGCCCCGCATTCAG gTCTGGTTTCAAAATCGAAGAGCAAGATATCTCACTAAACTCCCCAAATCCCAAGAAACGGAGGCTGCTAAAAGCAACGAACGAAAGTCATTTTTTGTACGTGGGGGGCCGTCTTAG
- the LOC142150583 gene encoding homeobox protein siamois-like — MDSELDQVLCTVLSLEEDYSLLSLPLRNQDNSTSNIHTSSELYSSVKTQDQQGSITLQQSLLELYTLLDIQEESQTSKLMALKEPTINKSSFKDSRDCFPTSPHALKRKFYEEGNEESKKPRVETEDSRTTTSNNRCRKRTVFNKEQTVFLLNQFDCDPYPDFVRRCQIARITGISEPRIQVWFQNRRARHLLKPNKSQDPQNRKASASGGVCKFYNDNLQNLELFGPLKTCGWS; from the exons ATGGATTCTGAGCTGGACCAAGTACTCTGCACAGTGCTGTCTCTAGAGGAAGATTATTCACTATTGTCTCTTCCCCTGAGGAACCAGGACAATTCCACCAGCAACATCCATACATCTTCTGAACTTTACTCATCTGTGAAAACCCAAGACCAACAAGGCTCAATCACCCTTCAGCAAAGTCTACTAGAACTTTACACTCTCTTAGACATCCAGGAAGAATCACAGACCAGCAAATTGATGGCCCTAAAGGAGCCAACAATTAACAAATCATCATTCAAGGACTCCAGAGATTGCTTTCCCACCAGTCCTCATGCATTAAAAC GAAAATTCTATGAAGAAGGGAATGAAGAGTCTAAGAAACCCAGAGTTGAAACTGAGGATTCTAGAACAACGACCTCAAACAATAGATGTAGAAAGAGGACAGTCTTCAACAAGGAACAGACCGTCTTCCTCCTGAATCAGTTTGATTGTGACCCATATCCAGACTTTGTGAGAAGATGCCAGATTGCCCGGATAACTGGAATCTCGGAACCCAGAATACag GTCTGGTTCCAGAACAGAAGAGCAAGACATCTGTTGAAACCTAACAAATCCCAGGATCCTCAAAACAGGAAAGCCTCAGCTTCTGGAGGGGTCTGCAAATTTTACAATGATAATCTCCAAAATCTAGAACTCTTTGGACCCCTGAAGACTTGTGGATGGTCTTAA